In one Bradyrhizobium cosmicum genomic region, the following are encoded:
- a CDS encoding DUF6949 family protein produces MTPEAFNTLFSICIGFALAGALVNGYQALAQRPAGFALLQDGVAPKTFAAVPFLVFAAPFIIMRNTLRGMRVESRRVEFVMMATVIAGFWSMMSGTFFLMTLRATGVLG; encoded by the coding sequence ATGACACCCGAAGCTTTCAATACCCTCTTCTCGATCTGCATCGGTTTCGCGCTCGCGGGCGCGCTCGTGAACGGATACCAGGCGCTCGCACAGCGGCCCGCCGGGTTCGCCCTGTTGCAGGACGGCGTGGCGCCGAAGACCTTTGCCGCGGTTCCATTCCTGGTGTTCGCGGCGCCCTTCATCATCATGCGCAACACGCTGCGGGGCATGCGGGTGGAAAGCCGCCGCGTGGAATTCGTGATGATGGCGACCGTCATCGCCGGCTTCTGGAGCATGATGAGCGGGACCTTCTTCCTGATGACGCTGCGCGCGACCGGCGTGCTGGGCTGA
- a CDS encoding gamma carbonic anhydrase family protein: protein MAIYELDGQAPDLPADGNYFIAETATVIGRVRLKPGASVWFGAVLRGDNEWIEIGEGANVQDGSTCHTDLGFPMVIGRNCTVGHNVILHGCTIEEGALIGMGSIVMNGAKIGRNSIVGAGSVITEGKEFPERSLIIGSPARVIRTLDDAQVQKMGSAARFYVANGPRFKKGLKRIG, encoded by the coding sequence ATGGCGATCTATGAGCTCGACGGGCAGGCGCCCGATCTTCCCGCCGACGGAAATTACTTCATCGCGGAGACCGCCACCGTGATCGGCCGCGTGCGCCTGAAACCGGGCGCGAGCGTCTGGTTCGGCGCGGTGCTGCGCGGCGACAATGAGTGGATCGAGATCGGCGAGGGCGCCAACGTGCAGGACGGCTCGACCTGCCACACCGACCTCGGCTTTCCCATGGTGATCGGCAGGAACTGCACCGTCGGCCACAACGTCATCCTGCACGGTTGCACCATCGAGGAGGGCGCACTGATCGGCATGGGCTCGATCGTGATGAACGGCGCGAAAATCGGCCGCAACAGCATCGTCGGCGCCGGCTCCGTCATCACCGAGGGCAAGGAGTTTCCCGAGCGCTCCCTGATCATCGGCTCGCCCGCGCGCGTGATCCGCACGCTCGACGACGCACAGGTGCAGAAGATGGGAAGCGCGGCGAGGTTCTACGTCGCCAACGGTCCACGCTTCAAGAAGGGCCTGAAGCGGATCGGCTGA
- a CDS encoding PAS-domain containing protein, whose amino-acid sequence MNAAAPGSRLEATSRLVKKFARFARGTDTLSVAEKVYSIAGFLAIVTTFLIVMSIQTVRLQTTYRHMYASSAEAAINVGRINALIYAVVMESRGIYMSADRGAMKPFADGLERRNRELAEAVKGLERTVDYDDAEQVSSFRQRIAQFIDFRQELVRRGLEISPAAAREWGDNDANRTLRAKLNGDLESLVWIYGQRAREADDLADSNRYAAAYLFVLGLASLVLAGLNVVVMRRSVVGALAEITLATDRIADGDVRSKVPHLGRNDEIGRLARAVQHFRDAVARIFELEELELGTAQARDAAMTERDKFNDKYQAKKWQLSAAINSMPQGLIMLDGKANVVAMNGNYRQIYNLPETIQSGSTLGEILQHRVKSGLFSGDIAAYLAAVLARIAKREPAAYEITLNDGRTIRIHERPMDGGGWVSVQEDVTEQRQRQRILERMERFLATIIENVTEGIIAKDARNQRYVFVNRAAEQMIGMSRGEIIGKTARELFSPDAAELIERRDQQLLAQKQQLEPILDTIDNPTRGRRVISARRIQVGGAGEESHMFVTMIEDRTGKIEAVAA is encoded by the coding sequence ATGAACGCTGCGGCGCCGGGATCCAGGCTCGAGGCCACATCCCGACTAGTGAAGAAGTTCGCTCGTTTCGCGCGCGGCACCGACACGCTGAGCGTTGCGGAGAAGGTCTACAGTATCGCCGGCTTTCTCGCGATCGTGACCACCTTCCTAATCGTGATGTCGATCCAGACGGTGCGGTTGCAGACGACGTATCGCCACATGTACGCGTCGTCCGCCGAGGCCGCGATCAATGTCGGTCGCATCAACGCGCTGATCTACGCCGTCGTGATGGAATCGCGCGGCATCTACATGTCCGCCGATCGGGGCGCGATGAAGCCGTTCGCCGACGGCCTGGAGCGTCGTAACCGCGAGCTCGCCGAGGCCGTCAAGGGCCTCGAGCGGACTGTCGACTATGACGATGCCGAGCAAGTCTCGAGCTTCCGGCAGCGCATCGCTCAGTTCATCGATTTTCGCCAGGAGCTGGTGCGACGCGGGCTGGAGATCAGCCCGGCGGCAGCGCGCGAGTGGGGCGACAATGACGCCAACCGGACGCTGCGGGCCAAGCTCAACGGCGATCTCGAGTCGCTCGTATGGATCTACGGGCAGCGTGCCCGCGAAGCGGACGACCTCGCCGACTCGAACCGCTATGCCGCCGCCTATCTGTTCGTCCTCGGGCTCGCGTCCCTCGTTCTCGCGGGTCTGAACGTCGTCGTCATGCGGCGTTCGGTGGTCGGGGCGCTCGCCGAGATCACGCTTGCGACCGACCGGATCGCGGACGGCGACGTCAGGAGCAAGGTGCCGCATCTGGGCCGCAACGACGAGATCGGGCGCCTTGCGCGCGCGGTCCAGCATTTTCGCGATGCGGTGGCGCGCATCTTCGAGCTCGAGGAGCTCGAACTCGGCACCGCGCAGGCGCGCGATGCGGCGATGACCGAGCGCGACAAGTTCAACGACAAGTACCAGGCCAAGAAGTGGCAGCTCTCCGCCGCGATCAACAGCATGCCGCAGGGCCTGATCATGCTCGATGGCAAGGCCAACGTGGTCGCGATGAACGGCAACTACCGGCAGATCTACAATCTGCCCGAGACGATCCAGTCGGGATCGACGCTCGGCGAGATCCTGCAGCACCGCGTCAAGAGCGGTTTGTTCAGCGGCGACATCGCGGCATATCTCGCCGCCGTGCTCGCCCGGATCGCCAAGCGCGAGCCCGCCGCCTATGAGATCACCTTGAACGACGGCCGCACCATCAGGATCCACGAGCGTCCGATGGACGGCGGCGGCTGGGTGTCGGTCCAGGAGGACGTCACCGAACAGCGCCAGCGTCAGCGCATTCTCGAGCGGATGGAGCGTTTCCTCGCCACGATCATCGAGAACGTCACCGAGGGCATCATCGCCAAGGATGCGCGCAACCAGCGCTACGTCTTCGTCAACAGGGCGGCCGAGCAGATGATCGGCATGTCGCGTGGCGAGATCATCGGCAAGACGGCGCGGGAATTGTTCTCCCCGGATGCGGCGGAATTGATCGAGCGGCGCGACCAGCAGCTCCTCGCGCAGAAGCAGCAACTCGAGCCGATCCTCGATACGATCGACAATCCGACTCGCGGTCGCCGCGTCATCTCCGCCCGCCGGATCCAGGTCGGCGGTGCCGGCGAAGAGTCCCACATGTTCGTGACCATGATCGAGGACCGGACCGGAAAAATCGAGGCGGTCGCAGCCTAG
- a CDS encoding aspartate/glutamate racemase family protein — MRLHVVNPNTTASMTAKIAAAARGVALPDTEIDARQPAMGPVSIEGFYDEAFAVPGMLGCIRDADHDGANAHIIACFDDTGLDAARAAAKAPVIGIGEAGFHLASLIAARFAVVTTLGVSIVPIEHNLRKYGLAERCARVRAAEVPVLALEERDTDALARISTEITAAIDDDRAEAIVLGCAGMADLAAELATRHGLPVVDGVAAAVTLAESLVRLGLKTSRLGPYAAPRSKTYSGPFSQFQP; from the coding sequence ATGCGACTTCACGTCGTCAATCCCAACACCACCGCGTCGATGACGGCGAAGATCGCCGCTGCGGCGCGCGGCGTCGCGCTGCCTGACACCGAGATCGACGCGCGCCAGCCCGCGATGGGGCCGGTCTCGATCGAGGGCTTTTACGACGAGGCCTTTGCCGTCCCCGGCATGCTCGGCTGCATCCGTGACGCCGACCACGACGGCGCGAACGCCCACATCATCGCCTGCTTCGACGACACCGGCCTCGACGCCGCGCGCGCCGCCGCGAAGGCACCGGTGATCGGCATCGGCGAGGCCGGCTTCCACTTGGCGAGCCTGATCGCGGCGCGCTTTGCGGTGGTGACGACGCTCGGTGTCTCCATCGTGCCGATCGAGCACAATTTGCGGAAATACGGTCTCGCCGAGCGTTGCGCCCGCGTCCGCGCCGCCGAGGTCCCCGTGCTCGCGCTCGAGGAGCGCGATACCGATGCGCTGGCACGGATCTCCACTGAGATTACGGCCGCAATCGACGACGACCGCGCGGAGGCCATCGTGCTCGGCTGCGCCGGCATGGCCGATCTCGCCGCCGAACTTGCCACCCGACACGGCCTGCCCGTGGTCGACGGGGTCGCCGCAGCGGTGACGCTTGCGGAATCACTGGTGCGGCTGGGGCTGAAGACGTCACGCCTCGGACCGTATGCGGCGCCGCGGTCGAAGACCTATTCCGGGCCGTTTTCGCAGTTTCAGCCCTGA
- a CDS encoding ABC transporter permease, protein MKEGRSRSFYVLAIFFAAYVLFLYGPMIAIYVLSFQGPQGGLTFPMNGVSTFWIAKLFQGTGIVDLGAAFRRSLLLGIIVMIVTVVLSVAAGMAFRRKFRAQSILFYSAIASLIVPSIITSLGISLEFRIIDDLIKAHWNENFETSMGLLTSGLGAHLTWTLPFGLLIMFAIFNRFDPRLEEAARDLGATPWQAFRHVVLPIILPSVIGIGLFGFTLSWDELARSSQAIGAVNTLPLDLQGLTTTVTNPDIYALGTVISAVSFTVITLALGTIHVLNKRQAAKGSDAGKGLV, encoded by the coding sequence ATGAAGGAAGGACGCTCGCGCTCGTTCTACGTGCTCGCGATCTTCTTCGCGGCCTATGTGCTGTTCCTCTACGGTCCGATGATCGCGATCTACGTGCTATCGTTCCAGGGCCCGCAGGGCGGCCTCACCTTCCCGATGAACGGCGTGTCGACGTTCTGGATCGCAAAACTGTTCCAGGGCACCGGCATCGTCGATCTCGGTGCGGCGTTCCGCCGCTCGCTGCTGCTCGGCATCATCGTGATGATCGTCACCGTCGTGCTGTCGGTCGCCGCCGGCATGGCGTTCCGCCGCAAGTTCAGGGCGCAAAGCATCCTGTTCTACTCGGCGATCGCCAGCCTGATCGTGCCCTCGATCATCACCTCGCTCGGCATTTCGCTTGAATTCCGCATCATCGACGATCTGATCAAGGCGCATTGGAACGAGAATTTCGAGACCTCGATGGGCCTGCTCACCTCGGGCCTCGGCGCGCATCTGACCTGGACGCTGCCGTTCGGCCTGCTCATCATGTTCGCGATCTTCAACCGCTTCGACCCACGGCTCGAGGAAGCCGCGCGCGATCTCGGTGCGACGCCATGGCAGGCCTTCCGCCATGTCGTGCTGCCGATCATCCTGCCCTCCGTGATCGGCATTGGACTGTTCGGCTTCACGCTGTCCTGGGACGAGTTGGCGCGCTCCAGCCAGGCGATCGGGGCCGTGAATACGTTGCCGCTGGATCTGCAGGGCCTCACCACCACCGTGACGAACCCCGACATCTATGCGCTCGGCACCGTGATTTCGGCCGTCTCGTTCACGGTAATCACCCTTGCGCTCGGCACCATCCACGTGCTGAACAAGCGGCAGGCGGCCAAAGGCTCGGACGCCGGCAAAGGGCTTGTCTGA
- a CDS encoding ABC transporter permease — translation MDMSEEVLQQASPGLIPGSGTARAAKPTRLSPSVISWLQAGPMMLVFLAFFLIPLVFVVIVSFWDYNEYQLLPAFSGRGYTDTFEGCIDKLPELCTIGRTYVMTLKLCFMVWAITLFIGFWVAYFLAFHVKSKTWQMGLSLLCTIPFWTSNVIRMIAWIPLLGRNGLVNSGLVKTGLINHPVEWLLFSEFSVVLALVHLFTFFMVVPIFNSMVRIDKSLIEAAYDAGATGFQTLVNVIIPLAKPGIVIGSIFVITIVMGDFITIGVMGGQQIAAAGKIIETRVNALQFPAAAANAVILLIITFLIISMMSRIVDIKKEL, via the coding sequence ATGGACATGTCGGAAGAGGTTCTGCAACAGGCATCCCCGGGATTGATCCCGGGGTCGGGCACGGCGCGCGCCGCAAAGCCGACGCGCCTATCGCCGTCCGTCATCTCCTGGCTCCAGGCCGGGCCGATGATGCTGGTGTTTCTCGCCTTCTTCCTCATTCCGCTCGTCTTCGTCGTCATCGTCTCCTTCTGGGACTACAACGAATACCAGCTGCTGCCGGCTTTCTCCGGCCGCGGCTACACCGATACGTTCGAGGGCTGCATCGACAAGCTGCCCGAGCTCTGCACGATCGGCCGTACCTATGTGATGACGCTGAAGCTGTGCTTCATGGTCTGGGCCATCACCCTCTTCATCGGCTTCTGGGTCGCCTACTTCCTCGCCTTCCACGTCAAGTCCAAGACCTGGCAGATGGGATTGTCGCTGCTCTGCACGATCCCGTTCTGGACCTCCAACGTGATCCGCATGATCGCCTGGATCCCGCTGCTGGGGCGCAACGGCCTCGTGAACTCCGGCCTGGTCAAGACGGGTCTGATCAACCATCCCGTCGAATGGCTGCTGTTCTCCGAATTCTCCGTGGTGCTGGCGCTGGTCCACCTCTTCACCTTCTTCATGGTGGTGCCGATCTTCAATTCGATGGTGCGCATTGACAAGTCGCTGATCGAGGCCGCCTACGACGCCGGCGCCACCGGCTTCCAGACGCTGGTCAACGTCATCATTCCACTCGCAAAACCAGGCATCGTGATCGGCTCGATCTTCGTCATCACCATCGTGATGGGCGACTTCATCACCATCGGCGTGATGGGCGGCCAGCAGATCGCGGCCGCGGGCAAGATTATCGAGACGCGGGTGAACGCGCTGCAATTCCCGGCCGCAGCCGCCAACGCCGTGATCCTGCTGATCATCACCTTCCTGATCATCTCCATGATGTCGCGCATCGTCGACATCAAGAAGGAGCTCTAG
- a CDS encoding ABC transporter substrate-binding protein, which translates to MTETTKTTGVSRRTLLKSTAGLAGLAAGSGAITGFPYVKSAETKVLRYLGTAVNEGDDISKQCLKDTGIKIEYITATTDDVTKRVMTQPNSFDVLDTEYFSLKKIVPSGNILALDARKIKEFGNITPVFTKGETPGGKKIGGQGTAPWKVLYLEGKDSKKFATSATEFVTLIPTVYNADTLGIRPDLIKRPINSWSELLNPEFKGKASILNIPSIGIMDAAMVVEASGKYKYADKGNMTKEEIDLTMKVMTEAKKAGQFRAFWKDFNESVNLMASGETVIQSMWSPAVTKVRSMGIPCTFQPLKEGYRSWASGFCVSKGVSGPKLEWAYEFVNWFLSGYAGAYLNRQGYYSAVLSTAKAHMEPYEWAYWMEGKPAEKDIKAPDGSLLEKAGAVRDGGSYEDRMGGVACWNAVMDENDYMVRKWNEFIAA; encoded by the coding sequence ATGACCGAGACGACCAAGACGACCGGCGTCAGCCGCCGCACGCTATTGAAGAGCACCGCGGGTCTCGCCGGCCTCGCCGCCGGCTCCGGCGCCATCACCGGCTTTCCCTATGTGAAGTCGGCCGAGACCAAGGTGCTGCGCTATCTCGGCACCGCCGTGAACGAGGGCGACGACATCTCCAAGCAGTGCCTGAAGGACACCGGCATCAAGATCGAATACATCACCGCGACCACCGACGACGTCACCAAGCGCGTGATGACCCAGCCGAATTCGTTCGACGTGCTGGACACCGAATATTTCTCGCTGAAGAAGATCGTGCCGTCGGGCAACATCCTTGCGCTCGATGCCAGGAAGATCAAGGAGTTCGGCAACATCACACCCGTCTTCACCAAGGGCGAGACGCCCGGCGGCAAGAAGATCGGCGGCCAGGGCACCGCGCCCTGGAAGGTGCTTTATCTCGAAGGCAAGGACTCCAAGAAGTTCGCGACGTCGGCCACCGAATTCGTCACGCTGATCCCGACGGTCTACAACGCCGACACGCTCGGCATCCGGCCCGACCTGATCAAGCGGCCGATCAACTCGTGGTCGGAACTGCTCAATCCTGAATTCAAGGGCAAGGCCTCGATCCTCAACATTCCCTCGATCGGCATCATGGATGCCGCGATGGTCGTGGAAGCCTCCGGCAAGTACAAATACGCCGACAAGGGCAACATGACCAAGGAAGAGATCGATCTCACCATGAAGGTGATGACCGAAGCCAAGAAGGCCGGCCAGTTCCGCGCGTTCTGGAAGGATTTTAACGAGAGCGTCAACCTGATGGCATCAGGTGAGACTGTCATTCAGTCGATGTGGTCGCCCGCGGTGACGAAGGTGCGCTCGATGGGAATTCCCTGCACCTTCCAGCCGCTGAAGGAAGGCTACCGCTCCTGGGCCTCGGGCTTCTGCGTCTCCAAGGGCGTGTCCGGTCCGAAGCTCGAATGGGCCTATGAGTTCGTCAACTGGTTCCTGTCCGGCTATGCCGGCGCCTATCTCAACCGCCAAGGCTACTACTCCGCCGTGCTCTCGACCGCGAAGGCCCACATGGAGCCCTACGAGTGGGCGTACTGGATGGAAGGCAAGCCCGCCGAGAAGGACATCAAGGCGCCCGACGGCTCGCTGCTCGAAAAGGCCGGCGCCGTGCGGGACGGCGGCTCCTACGAGGACCGCATGGGCGGCGTCGCCTGCTGGAACGCCGTGATGGACGAGAACGACTACATGGTCCGCAAGTGGAATGAGTTCATCGCGGCGTGA